One stretch of Oncorhynchus tshawytscha isolate Ot180627B unplaced genomic scaffold, Otsh_v2.0 Un_contig_9496_pilon_pilon, whole genome shotgun sequence DNA includes these proteins:
- the LOC121844602 gene encoding putative RNA-binding protein 15B, which produces MKRQAGRDSSPSRTLTKRIRERERDRDGARREDLPLPPLALLLAETGRQHARSRSREREKTRLREERGGTGDPLHHRQQHHDLDLLGRPSLRTTAVLPKGKAAAELLGLRGGAGGTLEYKSLLISNLGSVLSDEHVEDGLFHEFKKFGDVSVKLSHTPELGRVAYINFRHPEDAKEARHAKTRLVLYDRPLKVEPMYVRRRSCTPPDMGYVPIHGAPYPSYRQRSLSPCPGVSSIRDIRPPRHYHVEGLGLSRERERILDYYGMLEERGRLYGLPVPEHDDIKPEDDARACRNLFIGNLDHNVTEGELRRGFDKYGIIEEVVIKRPARGQGGAYAFLKFQNLDMAHRAKITMQGRVIGGNPVKIGYGKANPTTRLWVGGLGPSNSLAALAREFDRFGSIRNIHYAKGDSFAYIQYESLDASQAACTQMRGFPLGGPERRLRVDFAKAEEPLPRSYPTGYQPPVSQPAHLDLLRHRDRSLERELRSRERSPPSHALFTQRERERLLDRGDREFISPTNSLERRGSEAFGVSRGGRGDRAARSRSRERWLKERDAERAGAERRRHRSLSLDGPSQEKERGMSKVRGEAGPASPEDSPDRARVRAPDSTTEPRGQSPDSSRHSNEDRAGQDGHETASSRDRHKKTGGDREKDRDRNHRASDTNHTSDTVKKDPRTPSTLSECATTLTKAWHGHFTLKNSCFPTNMHLLEGGSGFFHSVMKDHQAKGKLTQLKIAQRLRMDKTRLNEVTRRIKHGGSEGYAVLLALQGPIDRESPPPEAGLQIRLLRHLVTYLRNKEAAGVISLPVGGAKEGGKGGMLYAFPPCDFSQQLLQSAHRTLGNLDEEHLVVVIVNDSA; this is translated from the coding sequence ATGAAGCGACAGGCCGGGAGGGACTCCAGTCCTAGTAGGACTTTAACGAAACGAATCCGGGAAAGAGAGCGGGACCGGGACGGGGCACGGAGAGAGGACCTGCCGCTCCCACCACTTGCTTTGCTGCTCGCTGAAACCGGGAGGCAACATGCTCGGAGTAGGAGCAGGGAACGAGAAAAGACACGGCTTCGGGAGGAGCGTGGAGGCACCGGAGACCCCCTCCACCACCGACAACAACACCACGACCTCGATCTCCTCGGCCGACCCTCTCTCCGGACTACAGCCGTCCTGCCTAAAGGCAAAGCGGCAGCCGAACTACTGGGCCTCCGGGGGGGAGCCGGTGGGACTCTGGAATACAAATCGTTGCTCATTAGCAATCTCGGCTCGGTGCTTTCTGACGAGCACGTTGAAGACGGACTGTTTCACGAGTTTAAAAAGTTTGGTGACGTTAGTGTGAAACTATCTCACACTCCAGAACTAGGCCGAGTCGCCTACATCAATTTCCGGCACCCGGAGGACGCTAAAGAGGCCAGGCATGCCAAAACCAGGCTAGTACTCTATGACCGCCCTCTCAAAGTAGAGCCCATGTACGTCCGGCGGCGCAGCTGCACGCCGCCGGATATGGGCTATGTCCCTATCCATGGCGCCCCATATCCCTCTTATAGACAGaggtccctctccccctgccctggAGTTAGTAGTATCAGAGATATCCGACCACCAAGACATTACCATGTAGAGGGACTGGgactgagcagagagagggagaggatctTAGATTACTATGGGAtgttagaggagaggggaaggctATACGGGCTGCCTGTACCTGAGCATGATGACATAAAACCTGAGGACGACGCGAGGGCGTGCAGGAACCTGTTCATCGGCAACCTGGATCACAACGTCACCGAGGGCGAGCTGAGGAGAGGCTTCGATAAGTACGGCATCATTGAGGAAGTTGTGATTAAACGACCGGCGCGCGGTCAGGGTGGAGCCTACGCTTTCCTCAAGTTCCAAAACTTAGACATGGCTCACCGGGCTAAGATAACCATGCAGGGTCGCGTGATTGGCGGGAACCCGGTGAAGATAGGCTACGGTAAGGCCAACCCAACCACCAGACTCTGGGTAGGTGGGCTGGGACCCAGCAATTCCCTGGCAGCCCTGGCCAGAGAGTTTGACCGTTTTGGCAGCATTCGGAACATACACTATGCGAAAGGGGATAGTTTTGCCTACATTCAGTATGAGAGCCTAGATGCCTCTCAGGCTGCATGCACTCAGATGAGAGGGTTCCCTCTAGGAGGCccagagaggaggctgagggtggacTTTGCCAAGGCTGAGGAGCCCCTGCCTCGTAGTTACCCAACAGGATACCAGCCCCCTGTGTCCCAGCCTGCCCACCTGGACCTGCTGAGGCATCGCGACCGTAGCCTGGAGAGAGAGCTACGCTCCCGGGAACGCTCGCCCCCCTCCCACGCCCTGTTCActcagcgggagagagagagactgctggaCAGGGGGGACAGAGAGTTCATCTCTCCAACAAATAGCCTTGAGCGCAGGGGGAGTGAAGCTTTTGGGGTGTCTCGTGGTGGCCGAGGGGACCGGGCAGCCCGGAGCCGAAGCAGAGAGCGCTGGCTGAAGGAGAGAGACGCAGAGCGGGCTGGGGCGGAGAGACGCAGACACAGGTCCCTTTCCCTTGATGGACCCTctcaggagaaggagagaggcatgTCCAAGGTGAGAGGAGAAGCAGGGCCAGCTTCTCCAGAAGACAGCCCAGACAGAGCCAGGGTCCGGGCCCCAGACTCTACCACCGAGCCCAGGGGACAGAGCCCCGACAGCAGCCGCCACTCCAACGAGGACCGGGCCGGCCAGGACGGCCACGAAACAGCCTCCAGCCGGGACCGTCACAAGAAGACTGgcggggacagagagaaggaccgTGACCGCAACCACCGTGCCAGCGACACAAACCACACCTCAGACACAGTTAAGAAAGACCCCAGAACACCCAGTACGCTGTCGGAGTGTGCCACCACCCTCACCAAAGCCTGGCACGGTCACTTCACCCTGAAGAACTCCTGTTTCCCCACTAACATGCACCTGTTAGAGGGAGGCTCCGGGTTCTTCCACTCTGTCATGAAGGACCACCAGGCCAAGGGGAAACTGACCCAGCTGAAGATCGCCCAGCGACTGAGGATGGACAAGACCAGGTTGAACGAGGTCACCAGGAGGATCAAGCATGGTGGCTCCGAGGGCTACGCTGTTCTCCTGGCCCTCCAGGGCCCCATCGACCGCGAGTCCCCTCCACCTGAAGCAGGCCTACAGATCAGACTCCTCCGTCACCTGGTCACCTACCTGAGGAACAAAGAGGCTGCCGGAGTGATCAGTCTACCTGTAGGTGGGGctaaggagggaggaaaggggggcATGCTGTACGCCTTCCCCCCATGTGACTTCTCCCAGCAGTTACTCCAGAGTGCACACAGGACTTTGGGGAATCTGGATGAAGAGCACCTGGTGGTTGTTATTGTCAATGACTCTGCCTAA
- the LOC121844603 gene encoding mesencephalic astrocyte-derived neurotrophic factor-like → MLCLTSLSVALAALALVPSISDALKDGDCEVCVSFLGRLYQSLQDNNVKFTSADIEKALVKTCKDAKGKENRFCYYIGGTHDAATKILNEISKPLSYHAPVDKICEKLKKQDSQICELKYDKQLDLSTVDLKKLKVKELKKILEVWGESCKGCAEKSDFIRKINELMPKYAPNAAKARREL, encoded by the exons ATGTTGTGTTTGACTAGTTTGTCGGTCGCCCTCGCAGCGCTGGCTCTGGTACCGAGCATTAGCGACGCTTTGAAAGATGGGGATTGTGAAG tgtgtgtgagctTCCTGGGAAGGTTATATCAGTCATTGCAAGACAACAACGTTAAATTCACCAGCGCAGACATCGAGAAGGCCCTAGTCAAAACCTGCAAAGACGCCAAGGGCAAGGAAAACCGCTTT TGTTACTACATTGGTGGAacacatgacgctgccaccaaaATCCTCAACGAGATCTCCAAGCCCCTGAGCTACCACGCGCCGGTGGACAAGATCTGTGAGAAACTAAAGAAGCAGGACAGTCAGATCTGTGAACTGAAATACG acAAACAGCTGGACCTGAGCACCGTGGATCTGAAGAAGCTGAAGGTGAAGGAATTGAAGAAGATCCTGGAGGTGTGGGGAGAGTCGTGTAAAGGCTGCGCCGAGAAGTCTGACTTCATCCGCAAGATCAATGAACTCATGCCCAAGTACGCCCCCAACGCAGCTAAAGCACGGAGGGAACTTTAa